Part of the Janibacter alkaliphilus genome is shown below.
CCGGCGCAGAGCACGACATGGTCGGCCACCTCCGGCGAGGTGGTGCCGTCGGCGTCGGCGCAGCCGAGCAGCACCGACCCCGACCGCCGCTGCACCCCGGTCACCCGGGTGCCCAGGCGCACCCGCCCACCGGCGGCCCGCAGCTCCTGACCGAGCTGGTCGGCGACGGCGGTGTAGTCGGTGATCGCGGTGCGCGGCGAGTGCAGCGCGACCAGCCCGGTGGCGTGCGGCTCGATCTCGGCGATGCCGGCGCCCTCGACCCGGCGCAGCCCGGGCACCCGGTTGGCCTCGGCGGTGCGCTGCAGCGCCTCGAAGCAGCCCCGCTCGGTCTCGTCGACCGCCACGACGAGCTTGCCGCACTCGCGGTAGGGCAGGGCGTGCTCGGCGCAGTAGTCGGCCAGCAGGTCCCGGCCGCGGGCGCACAGCCGGGCCTTGAGGCTGCCCGGTCGGTAGTAGATGCCGGCGTGCACCACCCCCGAGTTGTGCCCGGTCTGGTGGGCGCCGAGGCGGTCCTCCTTCTCCAGCACGACGACCGCGGCGCCGGGGTGGCGGCGCACCAGCTCACGGGCCACGGCCAGCCCGACGATGCCGCCGCCGACGACGGCGACCCTGCGCTCACCCACGCCTCGCTCCCCCTTCGCCCTCGGTGCTGCTCCGTTGCGGTTCAGGCTACGGCCGGACGACCCGGTGAGCGGCCGGGGGACGTACCGTGCCGGGATGAGCGACTACTTCGCCGGGGACCCGCGCAGCCACCGTGAGCGGATGCTCGCCGGTGACCCCTACACCGACGGCGACCCGGACAACGCCCGCCTCTCCCGACGGGCGATCGAGCAGGCCGACGCCTACCACCGCACCTACGTCGAGCAGGGGGCCGAGGCGGCCCGTCCGCTGCTGGCCGACCTGCTCGGCACGCTCGGCGAGGGCACCCACGTCAAGCCCCCGCTCTACCTCGACTACGGCGGCCAGCTGCACCTCGGCGCGCGGACCTTCGTCAACTACGGGCTGGTCGCGCTCGACGTCGTCGACATCCGGATCGGCGAGGACTGCCAGATCGGGCCGAACGTGCAGCTGCTCGCGCCGACCCACCCGCTGGAGCCGCAGCCGCGGCGGGACAAGATCGAGGCCGGGTCCCCGATCACCATCGGCGACAACGTCTGGCTCGGCGGCGGCGTCATCGTCTGCCCCGGGGTGAGCATCGGCGACGACAGCGTCATCGGTGCCGGCGCGGTGGTCACCACCGACATCCCCGCAGGGGTCGTCGCCGTCGGCAACCCGGCCCGGGTGGTCCGCGAGCTCGACGGGCGCTCGCACCCGCCGGCCTGAGCGCACCCGCCGTCCGGGCGAGTCCGAGCGCACCCGCCGCCCGAGCCGGTCCGAAGCGCGCCCACCGGTCCGGGGGCGACCGAGCCGCTGCGGCGGGTAGGTTCGCAGGTAGCGGCCCCGCCTCGGGGCACGCACCCGGACCCAGCAGGAGACGACATGGCCCTCACCGCCCCGCGCGTGATGCACGCCCTGACCGCCGCCTACGGCGCCTACGCCATCGCCCGGCCCGACCACCTGGCCCGCGGCCTCGGCGAGACCCCGAACCCGCAGGCCCGGCGGCTCGCCCAGGCCCTCGGGGTACGGGACCTGGCCACCAGCGCGCTCGCCCTGAGCAGCTCGCCCGGCCTGGTCCGGGCCGCGACCGTGGCCCGGGTGGCCAGCGACCTCGGCGACGCGGCCTACCTCGGCTCCCGGGCCGGCGCGTCGTCGCGGCCGAAGATCCTCGGCGTCACCCTCGGCTGGGCCAGCCTCAACCTCGCCGCGGACCTGATCCACCGGCGGCGCTCGTGACCGCCCGCCGCACCCGCGCCGCGGCAGCGCTGGCGGCGACGGCGCTGCTCGCCTCCGGCTGCTCCCTGCTGGGCCTGGACGACGGCTCGTCCTCCTCGAGCTCCAGCGACGACGGCGGCGGCGCCCAGGACGCGCCCAGCAGCAGCCCGCAGGAGACCAGCGTGGAGACCTTCGACGTCGCCCCGGAGGGCCGCGACTGGGTGGTGCTCGTCGAGGACCCGGCGGACACCGGCGACGTCGCCGACGCCCTGCGCCAGGCCGACCTCGAGCTCACCTCGATCAACAGCGGCGTGGGGATGGTGACCCTGCGGACCACCGCCGAGGACGTCGCCGAGACCGCCGAGGGGATCGACGGGGTCACCGCGGCGGTCACCGACCGCAGCGTCGGCTGGAGCCCCAGCGACCCGGTCAGCCCCTCCCCGGACGGGGACCTGCAGCCGGCCACCGACCTGCCCTCCCCGCCCGAGGCCCCCGAGGGCGGCGACCCGCTGGACGGGTGGCTGTGGGGGCTGGACGCGATCTCCGCCTTCGAGGCCCGGGAGAGCACCAGCGGCCGCCGTGAGGTGCGGGTCGGGATCATCGACACCGGCGTGGACGCCAGCCACCCCGACCTGGCGCCGGTGCTCGACACCGGCCTGTCCAAGACCTTCGTCACCGACATCCCGGACATCGACGGAGAGTGCGAGCACGAGAGCTGCATCGACCCGGTCGGCGAGGACGGCGGCGGTCACGGCACCCATGTG
Proteins encoded:
- the lhgO gene encoding L-2-hydroxyglutarate oxidase, with product MGERRVAVVGGGIVGLAVARELVRRHPGAAVVVLEKEDRLGAHQTGHNSGVVHAGIYYRPGSLKARLCARGRDLLADYCAEHALPYRECGKLVVAVDETERGCFEALQRTAEANRVPGLRRVEGAGIAEIEPHATGLVALHSPRTAITDYTAVADQLGQELRAAGGRVRLGTRVTGVQRRSGSVLLGCADADGTTSPEVADHVVLCAGLQADRLGRLAGGSADPRIVPFRGEYLEVCPDKADLVRGMVYPVPDPRYPFLGVHWTRRVDGGLEVGPNAVLAPAREGYRRRDARPGDLAETLAWPGTWQLARQHWRTGVREVAGSLSTRAYLRSARRYVPEIGPADVRRAGAGVRAQAVGRDGSLLDDFRIDGDAQVTSVRNAPSPAATSSLAIAEHVVEAITLRP
- a CDS encoding sugar O-acetyltransferase, producing the protein MSDYFAGDPRSHRERMLAGDPYTDGDPDNARLSRRAIEQADAYHRTYVEQGAEAARPLLADLLGTLGEGTHVKPPLYLDYGGQLHLGARTFVNYGLVALDVVDIRIGEDCQIGPNVQLLAPTHPLEPQPRRDKIEAGSPITIGDNVWLGGGVIVCPGVSIGDDSVIGAGAVVTTDIPAGVVAVGNPARVVRELDGRSHPPA